The nucleotide sequence TGAGCGGCTGCCTTCATTAATCTTCAAAGGCTGCTGTCCCTTTCTTGGGCTGTGAAAGTAGCTTTTTGAATCTAATTCTTGGCAAGGAAACAGGCAGTTATGCCTGCGTGGAACATGACTCACTGACTCAGAGTCTTCCATCAACTTATTTGGTGAAATCCTCTCCGGAGGACAGTGTCTATGTTAGCCTGTCTGATTTAAGAGACTGGCCAATCAGTTGCTTGCTAGGACGTGTCTTCTTGTCCAAACTGGGGGTGATGCTGGTGAATAGCTAGAGAGCGCACACACGTCTGTGTATAACACACACCAGTACTATGTTTTTTAATTACCTTTTATCTGCCATGCAACCCAGAACTGATGTAGGTTCCCTTCTCCCCATCTTTATTTTGCATTGAGCAGACCATACGACCACAAAACGTACATGCTTCTGTTGCCCTTGTTGCTTTCAGAAAGAGATCTCAAGATGGGGCAGGGCCCTAACCCTGTAGCAATCCCTCCATATATCACTCCACCTTCCGTGATTTCCACCAACCTCTTTCCtgatggagggagagagaacagTAGCAGCATCTGTAAAGAGAATGGACTTAccattattaatatttttttctacatttagatcccacccttcctcccaaagggaccaCAGGGCAGCAGCTGAGATAAGTGGTGGAAGAGAGAAAAGACACATGGTGGCAGATTGAGTCTTCCCTTTGTTCTCTCCACCCCACCAATGCTGTCACACCAGTAAAATTTCTTGGATGTTTTGGCGAAGTCCTGTGTTACCCAGTTTCTGAATTTATGCCTGTCCTTCTCTCCCTAGTGATCTTCCTCCCTATTTGTTTTTTTTCAGAATCAATTATGCTCTTTGATGgttctttctctcttctctcccagATTGCGTGTATCCTCATCCTGATCTGCTATGGGGCCTCAAGTGCACCTGGCTACACAACGCTGCCCATCTTCATGATGATTTATTGCATCATCATTTTTATCATCTTCATGTTAGGCTTGCACAGCCAGATAACTTTTATCCACTGGGGATGGACGGTAAGGTTTCTCTCCCATACTTGGTGTACAGGGATGGAGCAGGATATTCATGCAGCACACCCCAAAGGGTATGTGTGGCCTGgttcaacctccccccccccgatgttttagactacaactcccatcatccccagccagcacgtcCAAATCGTCTGAAGGGTGCCAGGTTAACCTATGGTTTAATGAGAGAGAGCAGCTTGCTTGCACATGCTGTTCAAAAGTctatgctttgctcctcccttcagcGTGCTGGGCAGGAGGGAACAAACCAGAGGCTGTTTCCAAGTTGCATGTGAGCCAGCCCTTGTGGCTTGTTTCCCCCCAGGAGCGCTGGCTTGCACGTAAGCATGAAAGAATTATCTGGTttgctcccccacccacccactgcccGGGCTGAGGACAGGCACgagcaggggaggagaaaagcaCCCATGATCGGAGCACTGTGCAccggaaactgtagctctgtgctttgggtttaaagcaggggtgagcaACTTTTTTTcatcccaggggccacattcccttgtggccCAGCTCCTGGGGGCTgcttgccagtggtgggcagggccagaggcagaaatgGGTGGAGCAAATGGGTGATTTTTGACTTGGCGGACTaggttccagccatgcaaaagctatCAGCTCCTACATGAACACACATACCAGGTCTCTGttttccattcaggcaagcaagcagcattatcacagttcaaagacacttTCAAACCTGTCAGAAGCACTTGAaaagggtgtggagcagggccagtgagcggTGTGGTCTTGGGAagaggcatggcctgggaagTATACCAAAGGCCAAATGGAGAGGCACCTTtagcccccaagcctgaggtcccccacccctagtTGAAAGTGATGTGTGAGCTGGACCACCTTGTCTGTCTGTGCTAGGAGGTCTGGCTGACATAGACCACATTCTGCAGATTGTATAAATTGTCAAAAGTGAGCACTATTGTCTAATTCCTGGGGGGTTTCCCTACAAAACTAATTTGCACAATTATTCTACTTGTGCTTGTCATGGGAAGAGGCAAACAGCCAAAGCCCTGCTCCCTAACTATTACTGttaacttctttttttctttatttaaaaaataagcatTGCCCACATACTTTTCAAGCATATcttttgctcccccccccttttaagctGTACTCTGCAGCTTTTTTATGCTCTGTTGGAGTTGGGAGAAAAACACAGGCCAGATTTTATTTTCTGGTTTTATGTTGTGTTTAGCTTTCAAAAAGGCCTCTGAGAAGGTCCTTCTCCAAAGCTGAGAGGCATATTGAAAACTCACTCTGTGGATATGAAATAAGAGGAACATAGGGAGCAGCCTTGCATTGCatcaggccatctagctcagaattgtctgcactgactggcagcagctctgcagggtttcaggcaagagtctcccccagccctgcctggagatgccaatggggattggacctgggaccttcttcaggcaaagcagatgctccaccactgaactaaGGCCCTTCCTTCTGGAGATTGTGGTATTTtgtatcatagaaccatagagttggaaggggcctataaaggcaATCGAGTCCAACTAAGTGTAGGAATGGAGGGTGCTGACTTGCTGCCCTCTACACATACCATTCCTGGCGTCATTGCCAGTATCTTCATGGTTGCTCCCACACTGTTCTGGGTCTATTGTGAAGACTATTCTGCCTTTAAGGGAATATAAGGATTTAAGGCAGTAGTGGgaaacctgatgtcctccaggtGTTCTGGACTCCCatgatctctgaccattggccatgttggctgaggctgatggggagttggagttcagcaacatctgaagttcCTAATCTGTGCTGCATGCTGTGATCTAACAAGGTGGTTCCCCCCCTTATGATTAATTAAAAGAGAAAGAGAGCGCTTAAACTAGCTTTTTTCCCTGGTTTGATGGAACCTAGGACTTTACACATGCAAAGCTCCTGAGTTATGGTCCCTCCTCAATTTATcacaaaaaagagggggaaatgccAAAATGCTGGAAAGAAATTTATTTCTCTccagcattttgggattttttaCCTCTCTTTTTTGTGGTTCTTTGGATGCTGGACCATTTTTTGTTTCCAGTTTTCCTCCTTAATTtatgaaatgtattttaaaatatcctGCCTACATTGCACGAACTGGAACAGGGCAAGTCTGACTCCCAGCAACCTGCTCGTGGTGTTTATATGTTCTTTATACAACTATTacaaggtgcaggagccctgtcctgtCTTCTTTTCTCTCTGACCACCTTAAGCCTCCAAAAGGAGCCTATATTGAAGTTTTggtagtattaaaaaaaaaaaaaaagtcactttGGTTGGTTCAGAAAAGTAGGTGTTAGTCATGTAATTCAGACTCTTACAGCATTAACCTTTTCTCCCTTTCATTTGCCTCCTTTTAGGATTTCCTAAGGGCTCTTATTGGAGCTATTTCCCTCTTCATCATCTCCCTTATCGCCCTCATACGGTATCATGATGGACCTGGCATCGCTGCTGGGGTATAAAAGCTAACACAGATtcatggagggtgggggaggctGGAATGTTGATTTGGCAGGAAGCTTGAGTGTTTAGGAATGTAGCAGTAAACAAGGGGAGGCATGCGCCGTGCTTGGACTATGCAAGCTGGAGAGCTTTTGTAAGGATCTGCTCTGGATCCAGTGCAAGAGGCCTCTTTTAGAAAGGAACTGGAGGGGACACAGAGACACAACAACAGGCGTAGCTTGGGGCAGAGGAACTATTTCATACTCTGTAGATGCAATCCAAAAGGCTCTCCAACATAGACGGGAAAGAAGGTCAAGGTGTAGCAGCACAGAGGTCATCATGCCTTGGTGACagcccatacagtagggccccactcatactgcaggttacgttccaggcccccgccaaaaagcaaaaaccaccagaaagtggggccctactatattccAGCCGCTGCACTCCTGCTGgcagcaatcagctggagctggggagctccagctgacagcaatcagctgtagtgcgcgagCTCCCCATGCTCAGCTGAtcatgcgctacagctgatcagttgtatcgcgcaatcagctgtagcacagggagcttgtgtgctacagctgatcactgtcagctgtagcgcagcggctggagctccctgctctccagctgatcgccccactggcgttgctgtattagtggaatgccgaaaagcggggtgctgagaagcgggaccctactgtactagGAGAAGGCACCGGTAGGCCTCTGTTGCTCAGTGGTAACTGGAGGTAAGCAGATTGTCGAGCAGTAGGTAGCGATAGCTACGTCTGGCTACAGATTCCTGAAGGAGGCTCATCTACCAATCCATGTCTATACCTGACTCTGTACAGTGGCCCCAGCAATTGACAGTCTGGCTTAGCCGCTATCACCCGGTTACCTTCTCCAGTATGGGAAAGGGCCTTCCTCCCATAAAGGGCAGGGCCTTTGTCAGACTCGCATGGGCAGCTGCTATGAATGTCTGTTAATATACACTTGGTAATCCCCAAATACCATGCTAAGTTGGCTGTTCATGTGCACAGATGTGCAAAGCCACATGCCTCTGTATCTCAAAGTGAACACGATGTATTATCCACAAATGGTGTACGTTGGGTGCTTTTCTGAAAAGTGCATGATTGATCGGCTATAGTGCTGCACTGAT is from Rhineura floridana isolate rRhiFlo1 chromosome 3, rRhiFlo1.hap2, whole genome shotgun sequence and encodes:
- the PLP2 gene encoding proteolipid protein 2, producing the protein MEPSNTSKGCVGQCTSFTRTHKGAILLAEIIACILILICYGASSAPGYTTLPIFMMIYCIIIFIIFMLGLHSQITFIHWGWTDFLRALIGAISLFIISLIALIRYHDGPGIAAGVFGILTGILFGYDAYTILPNLRRAHTSAPTGTTEGI